Part of the Bacillota bacterium genome is shown below.
AATAAGATGGCCTCTTTCTCCTGTTCGGTTAACTCCGGGTTTTCTTTGACAAAACCCACAGGGTCGTCGAGGCCCATGTCAAAAGGATAATCGGAGCCGAGGGAGTACTTTGCCCACACCTAGCTTATTTTTAAGATAAACCAGTGCCTTTGGATCATGAGTGATGCAGTCACAATAAACATTGGTTCCGAGAAAGATGGAAGGACAGGCCTCAAGATCCGGGCCCGTTTCTTTTCGCACGCGGTACCCATGATCAATCCGCCCGATCCCGTAGGGTAAATACCCTCCCCCGTGTGCAGCTAGCACCTTGAGCTTCGGATACTTTTGAAAAACGCCCTCCAGAATCAACAAACCAATTGCAATGCTCGACTCAAGGGGGTTGCCGATCAGGTTTGTCAGGTAGTGACGCTCAAGGCCGGGACGGGGCCCCACAAAATACGGGTGAATGAAAATGACCGCGCCAAGGGCTTCTGCTGCCTCGAAAAAGGGCAAATATGACGGATCTGCAATTGGTGTGCCTTCGATGACTCCGCCGATTTCAACACCCACGAATCCCGGCCTTGACATCAGGTATTCCAACTCTGAAACTGCGCTCTTGCAGTCCTGCATGGGAACTGTCCCGAAGACTTTGAATTGGCCGGGTCTTGCCTGAACCCACTTCTCCAGGGCATCATTACAAAGCCGTGCTACTTCCCGGGCGGTCCCCAGATCGCTCCAGTAATAAAAGAGTGTTGGGGAAACGGATAATACCTCATGCGTCAGATTTCTTCTCTCCATCTCCAGGAGCCGGGCTTGCAGGTTATAAAACGGAGGTGTAACTTCATACACATACCCCTGATCGTGATGTAAAACAAAGCATCCTTCTTCTTTCTTTTCGGCGTTTATTTTAACTGTGAATTTGTTTGGGTTTTTGAGGGCGGTTTCAATAAAATCGATCGGTATAATATGAGTATGAAGATCTACTGCGTGCAGCATTTGATCACTCCTCGATAGCTTTAATGGCATGCACAGGGCAGGTATTGACACAGTATGTTTTTCCGTGACAGAGGTCGCACTTCACCGGGTAACCGTCCAGGCCAGTTTTAATTGCCTTAAAATTACATGCTCTTACGCAGTCGCCACAGCAGGTACATTTTGCTTTATCCAGACAAACGACACCCATCTCGTTCCTATATAAAGCCTCGCTTGGGCAGGCATCCACACACTTTGCATTCCTGCACTGGAGGCAAACAGCAATGCGCCACTTCGCCTGCCGCATATCTTTCCATTCGAACTGAACGGCGCTTTCCCCTTGCGAAATGAATCCAGCTTTAGCTAAACTGCATGTCACCTGACACGTCCTACATCCCACACAAGCCTTGCGGTCTATCCTCAGATATTTTCTCATCTGCTCCTCACTCTCCGGCATTTAGTTCTTTGTCAATTTTCAAACGAGCAAGTGTTTCAGCAGTAGGACGCCCTTCGTGATCCCAGCCGCGCAGCTCGTAATATTCCTGGATCATCATATTTAAGCCATCTTTTGTAATATACTTCCCCTTTGCGGCACCGGACTTCAGGCCCTCATTTAGAATGCGCTCAGGCAATGTATCGTCCACGCTGGTAAATCCTTCCCGGATGTTAAAAACACGGAACATGGCTTCAATGCGGTCTCCGAATTCGCTAAGCGTAAAATTCTCAATCTCACTGCCAACAACGTAGTAAAAATATTTCAGGTAATCTTCTACAGTCAGCGGAATAAATTTCGCAGGGAAATCGCAAACCAGCAACGAATGAAGGAAATTGTTTTCATCAAACATCTTTTTAACCAGTTCGGCCTTTCCCTCATAAGAAAACCTGTCAATTCCACCGATAATCTCAATTGCAGGCGGCCAGGCCCGGCGATGACAGGCGCCGCGCGGAGATACAGCATATGCAAGTCCGGCTCCAAATCCGGCACGTGGGTCGTAAGCAGGAAACTCCAAACCCTTGACATGCATTGCAAAATCAACCGACTTCGACCCGATGCATTCTGCCAGGTACCGAACACCTTCTGCTGCCTGGTTCCCGTAGCCGGTGCGATTTGCGATAGCGTTTAAAAATGGGATCAAATCCTTCTTTTTTCCGAAGCGAATTTCATACCCGACTTCATCTTCAGATAGATAACCCCGATCGATACACTCCATAATAAAACCTAAGACAGCACCGGCTGAGATAGTATCCATGCCCAAATCGTCACAAGCCAGGTTTAAATCGCCGACTGCAGATAAGTCTGAAATGCCCAAATTGCTGCCTATCATGCCAAGTGTTTCATACTCCGGGCCTTCCAGACACTTCTGTTCTGCGGCAGCCTGAAATTTGATAAATTTGCTGCAGGGGGTCATGCAGCAATAACATCCCCGGTCTTTAACAACCAGTTTTCGGACGGCCTCGGCATCTAAATTTCCGCGCGCTTCTTCCATAGTACCGTGCTGGAAATTCAATGTTGGGAGCATGCCCGAGGCGTTTGTTATGTCTAGTGTAAGGGGTGTTCCATACTTTTTTCTTGCCGTCGCTAGCCTGCTCTCAAACGCTCGCCGTACATCCTCAGAATATTTAGCAACTAGGTTTTTCCAATCCGCTACTTCGATGCGACCCGTTCCTCTTACAACGATTCCCTTCAGGTTTTTACTTCCAAAAACAGCACCACCTCCGCCACGTGCAGCCTGGCGGAAATAGTCGCTTCCAATCGAAGCATACTTGACCATGTTTTCCCCGGCAGGCCCAATCACTGCAACGCCAGCTTCAAAACCCACGTTCTGGCGCAGATAGGTCTCGCTCTCAAAACACCCTTTGCCTTTTAATTCCGGGACAGGGCGCACAGTGACACGATCATCTTCAATCCACAAAACGGAAAGTTCGGGGCACTTTCCCGTAATGACCAGAGCATCGTAACCAGCCAGCTTGAGCTGTACGGCAAGTTCCCCGCTTGAATAACTTTCCAAAACCCCACCCGTAAGAGGTGATTTTGAGAACACAACATACTTGCCTGTACAAGGCGCCAATGTGCCTGTTAAGGGTCCTGTTGCAAGTATCAAGACATTTTCTGGGGAAAGGGGATCGGTACCAGGTTTTAAATTATCTAAAAGCAACCTGATGCCCAATCCCCTGCCACCTATAAAAAGGGGTCCCCAGTCAGGAGGGACAGGTTCACTCCGGAAAGAACTGTCCGTTAAATTTACAAACAAGATTTTTCCTGCGTAACCCTTCATAAATTTCACCTTCACCTCAATTAAGGGCTAGATCGCCGTCCAGCCTCCATCTACAAGAAGAACGTGTCCGGTAATGTAATCAGCCAAGTCACTTGCCAGGAACATGATGGAGCCCACCACATCATCAACCTCGGCCAACCGCTTGATAGCAAGCTTTGAAAGCAGTCCCGCAACAAATTTATCATCGGAGAAAAGTTGTGCTCTTGCAGGGGTTCTGACCGCTGCAGGTGCTACCGCATTAACCGTAATCCCGTATTCCGCCCACTCCCAGGCAAGGGTCTTTGTGAGCAGAACCACTCCGCCCTTACTGGAACAATAGGCGCTGCGATACGGAAAGCCACCCACAGCAAACGTAGAAGCAATGTTAATGATTCGACCCTTCTTATTGTTTGCCATCGAGCGTGCTGCAGCCTGGCAACATAAAAAGGTTCCTTTGAGGTTCACGTCGTGAACAAAATCCCACTCTTCTGGAGTTATTTCTAAAGCTGGCTTGTGCAAATTTACACCTGCACAGTTAACTAAAATATTGACGCCTCCATACTTCTTATCAATATCGCTGAAAATTTCGGCAATCTGCTTCGCATCCGTAACATCTGCATGATATGTTACCAATTTGGAATCATAGGAGGCGGCAGTCTCTCGAAGTTGTGCAAGTAAGCCCCTGTCGCGATCCAAGGCAACTGCCCGGGCTTTCTGCTCAAGGAACGCCATAACTACTCCTTTACCTATCCCCTGGCCGGCGCCGGTCACAACAACGTTTTGATTTGAAAAATCAAATTTACTCACTATACCTGCCTGTTCTCTCACAGTCAAGTCCTCCTTAATCTACCTGCCGCCACACCAGCGCTCTTTGTGCGTAAAAGCAGCGAGATCTTTGCGGTTTTTTGTCCTGGCTTGAACATCTTGCCGTTTGCCAATGGGAAAAACTGCAATTACATCGTGTGTTTCCGGCACTCCTAACACTTCGGCAACCTTTTTAAGCTCCCCCCCGCATACCCAGCAAGTACCCAGGCCCATTTCCCAGGCAACAAGCACCATTTGCTGGAAGGCAATGCCCATATCTACAAGACTGTAGTCGATATTATCTTTTACAAAGCCAGCGCTTCGATCGCGGCACGCAACAAGAACTACCCCCGCTGAAAGAATCCCCTTTGCAGCTGGGTTGCCGGGAAAAGCACTTGCAATTTTTTGTTTCGTTTCTTGCTCCCGCACAACTACCACAGACCAGGGCTGACTATTCATTGCCGAAGGCGCAGCCTGAACGGCCTCCAGCAGCTGCTGAACCTGGGCTTCACTGATCTCGCACGGACTGTCAAAATCACGGACACTATACCTGCTTTTCACGGTTTCAAAAACGCTCATTAGTTTTTCCCCCTTTCTTTCTTTAAGATTCACTTTACGGAATCACAACTGCACGCCCGATAATTTTTTCTTCTTTCAAGATGCGCATGGCTTCATTTACCTCTTCGAGGGCAAAACGGCGCGTGACAAGAGGAGCAATCTTGCCCATTTCAATTAATTTCATAACAGCTTCCAGATCGTTTTTAGAGCAAGCCCGGGATCCGAGAATTTCAATCTCATCAAGTAAAGACATGAGGGGATCAACAGGAAAAGTGCTCCCGGGAAGATATCCAACGATACAGAGACGGCCGCCCGGACGGAGCAGCTTAATATTTCTTTCCATGGTGTCTGGGGTGCCGACCGTTTCAACAATCACAGCATAACCGTAACTTGATGCCGCTATTTCCCTCGCCTTATCAACATACGTATCTCTGTCATAAAGGATCGTATAATCGCATCCATGCTGCCGGGCAACCTCAAGCTTCTCTTCGTCAATATCGACACCGACAACCCGGCCGCCCAGTGCCTTTGCAACCTGAACAGTGTGCAACCCAACGCCGCCGACCCCCATAATCAGGACATAATCACCGGGTTCCATACGACCGCGGGTTTTAAGGGCATGATATGAAGTCCCAATGGCATCCCCCAACAATGAAGCTTCTTCAAAGTTTAAATTGTCGGGAAATTTCAGAAAGCTTGTTTCGGGCAGCCTCAGGTATTCCGCATAGCCTCCATCTACCTCAAAACCAACTCTCCCTATGAGGTCACGACAGATGCTTTCCCGGTTGCTTCTGCAATATTCGCATTTTCCGCAAGTAACATAAAAGTGAGCAATAACCTTATCTCCCTCTTTTAGTCTGGTAACACCGGGGCCGACCTCGCAAACAACTCCCGCAGGTTCATGACCCATCGTTACAGGCACTCTTGTCCCCGGAAGCTTTCCGGCTGCAATTTTTATGTCCGTACCGCACATGCCGCATGCTTCAACTTTAATGGTCACTTCGCCCCAACCCGGTTTTGGATAGGGCTTATCCCAAAGCACCAGAGGCTTTCCGTATTCCTCGAGCACCATGGCCCTCATTTTTTCTTCCCTCCTAATGCGGATTCTATAACTAACCTCCGATGGGTAAGACCGTTACAAGGATCTCGTCTCCATCACGGACAGTTTTTACTTCAAGCTGGGCATCAGTAACGGAATATCCAGACGCAAGGATGACAAACTGTCCTCCCTTAACCCCTTGAAGAATCTCAGAGTAACTTACACGATGACTCTCGCAAGCGCTCTTTAAGATAGTTGCGATGGAAACCTGTTCCTGTTTGCTCTTAAGCGGGTAAATATACTGAATCGGATTGCCAAAAACTCCAATTATATAGACCCTTATATTTCCTTCCAAATACCAACACTCGCTTTAAAATTTTTTAAAAATAAGGAGGGCACCAGTTGTGGACTCGAGGGGGGATATTCGGATGGACTTCACCAGTACCCTCCCATTTTTTATTAACTAAAGAATTCCTCCGGATGCGGGCAGCGTGTTAATAACTCTACGCCGTTATCTGTCACAACGAGATTTTCCTCGAGACGGACCGTCTGTTCAAGTCTCGGATGACCTGCGAATGTCTCAACCGCAAAGCACATATTCTGCTTAATTTCAGCAGGATATTCGAGGGAGTAAGCACGCGAAATCCACATACCCTCATACAGCGACAGACCAATACTATGGGCAAATTGCTGCAAGGTCACGGTCTTGTATTCATCATCGGCGTAATAAGGGAATTTCGCGGCAACTTCTGAAGTCGGCACTCCAGGCTTTATGGCTTCAATAGCAGCATACAGAGAGTCGTAACATTCTTTATAAAGATCCTTCTCAAGCTGGGTAGGCTTCCCCGCT
Proteins encoded:
- a CDS encoding alcohol dehydrogenase catalytic domain-containing protein; translated protein: MRAMVLEEYGKPLVLWDKPYPKPGWGEVTIKVEACGMCGTDIKIAAGKLPGTRVPVTMGHEPAGVVCEVGPGVTRLKEGDKVIAHFYVTCGKCEYCRSNRESICRDLIGRVGFEVDGGYAEYLRLPETSFLKFPDNLNFEEASLLGDAIGTSYHALKTRGRMEPGDYVLIMGVGGVGLHTVQVAKALGGRVVGVDIDEEKLEVARQHGCDYTILYDRDTYVDKAREIAASSYGYAVIVETVGTPDTMERNIKLLRPGGRLCIVGYLPGSTFPVDPLMSLLDEIEILGSRACSKNDLEAVMKLIEMGKIAPLVTRRFALEEVNEAMRILKEEKIIGRAVVIP
- a CDS encoding SDR family oxidoreductase, producing MREQAGIVSKFDFSNQNVVVTGAGQGIGKGVVMAFLEQKARAVALDRDRGLLAQLRETAASYDSKLVTYHADVTDAKQIAEIFSDIDKKYGGVNILVNCAGVNLHKPALEITPEEWDFVHDVNLKGTFLCCQAAARSMANNKKGRIINIASTFAVGGFPYRSAYCSSKGGVVLLTKTLAWEWAEYGITVNAVAPAAVRTPARAQLFSDDKFVAGLLSKLAIKRLAEVDDVVGSIMFLASDLADYITGHVLLVDGGWTAI
- a CDS encoding aldehyde ferredoxin oxidoreductase family protein, yielding MKGYAGKILFVNLTDSSFRSEPVPPDWGPLFIGGRGLGIRLLLDNLKPGTDPLSPENVLILATGPLTGTLAPCTGKYVVFSKSPLTGGVLESYSSGELAVQLKLAGYDALVITGKCPELSVLWIEDDRVTVRPVPELKGKGCFESETYLRQNVGFEAGVAVIGPAGENMVKYASIGSDYFRQAARGGGGAVFGSKNLKGIVVRGTGRIEVADWKNLVAKYSEDVRRAFESRLATARKKYGTPLTLDITNASGMLPTLNFQHGTMEEARGNLDAEAVRKLVVKDRGCYCCMTPCSKFIKFQAAAEQKCLEGPEYETLGMIGSNLGISDLSAVGDLNLACDDLGMDTISAGAVLGFIMECIDRGYLSEDEVGYEIRFGKKKDLIPFLNAIANRTGYGNQAAEGVRYLAECIGSKSVDFAMHVKGLEFPAYDPRAGFGAGLAYAVSPRGACHRRAWPPAIEIIGGIDRFSYEGKAELVKKMFDENNFLHSLLVCDFPAKFIPLTVEDYLKYFYYVVGSEIENFTLSEFGDRIEAMFRVFNIREGFTSVDDTLPERILNEGLKSGAAKGKYITKDGLNMMIQEYYELRGWDHEGRPTAETLARLKIDKELNAGE
- a CDS encoding amidohydrolase family protein; amino-acid sequence: MLHAVDLHTHIIPIDFIETALKNPNKFTVKINAEKKEEGCFVLHHDQGYVYEVTPPFYNLQARLLEMERRNLTHEVLSVSPTLFYYWSDLGTAREVARLCNDALEKWVQARPGQFKVFGTVPMQDCKSAVSELEYLMSRPGFVGVEIGGVIEGTPIADPSYLPFFEAAEALGAVIFIHPYFVGPRPGLERHYLTNLIGNPLESSIAIGLLILEGVFQKYPKLKVLAAHGGGYLPYGIGRIDHGYRVRKETGPDLEACPSIFLGTNVYCDCITHDPKALVYLKNKLGVGKVLPRLRLSF